In Amycolatopsis endophytica, the following are encoded in one genomic region:
- the panB gene encoding 3-methyl-2-oxobutanoate hydroxymethyltransferase — protein MSTTSGETAAPYGTGPATSAAPAKKVRIPHLQEMKRRGEPWPMLTTYDMYTAELFDEAGIPVLLVGDSAANNVFGYETSLPVTVDELLPLVRAVTRATKRALVVADLPFGSYQLSPEQALATAVRFMKEGRAHAVKLEGGRRFAPHVEALTGAGVPVMGHIGFTPQSEHNLGGYRVQGRGEAGAELVADALALQEAGAFAVVMEMVPAEVAKQVTHELTIPTIGIGAGPDCDAQVLVWQDMAGLRRGKAPRFVKRYADLAGALSGAATAFADEVRRGEFPASEHAFH, from the coding sequence ATGTCCACCACCAGCGGCGAAACCGCGGCCCCGTACGGCACCGGCCCGGCAACCAGCGCCGCACCGGCCAAGAAGGTCCGCATCCCCCACCTCCAGGAGATGAAGCGCCGCGGCGAGCCGTGGCCCATGCTCACCACCTACGACATGTACACCGCCGAACTGTTCGACGAGGCGGGCATCCCCGTACTCCTCGTCGGCGACTCGGCCGCGAACAACGTCTTCGGCTACGAAACCTCGCTGCCCGTGACCGTGGACGAGCTGCTGCCGCTCGTCCGCGCCGTCACCCGCGCGACCAAACGGGCCCTCGTCGTCGCGGACCTGCCGTTCGGCTCCTACCAGCTTTCCCCCGAACAGGCACTGGCCACCGCCGTCCGGTTCATGAAGGAAGGCCGCGCCCACGCCGTCAAACTCGAAGGCGGCCGCCGGTTCGCGCCCCACGTCGAAGCACTCACCGGCGCCGGTGTGCCCGTCATGGGCCACATCGGATTCACCCCGCAGAGTGAACACAATCTGGGTGGCTACCGGGTGCAGGGCCGCGGCGAGGCCGGTGCCGAACTGGTCGCCGACGCGCTCGCGCTCCAGGAAGCCGGGGCGTTCGCCGTGGTCATGGAAATGGTGCCGGCCGAAGTCGCCAAACAGGTCACGCACGAACTGACGATCCCGACCATCGGCATCGGCGCCGGCCCGGACTGCGACGCCCAGGTGCTGGTGTGGCAGGACATGGCGGGCCTGCGCCGCGGCAAGGCTCCACGCTTCGTCAAGCGCTACGCCGACCTCGCCGGGGCACTGTCCGGCGCGGCGACGGCCTTCGCCGACGAGGTCCGCCGCGGAGAATTCCCCGCCTCCGAGCACGCCTTCCACTGA
- a CDS encoding undecaprenyl-diphosphate phosphatase: protein MSAVSYFEAIVVGALQGVSELFPVSSLGHSILIPAWLGGSWAHDLSMGEDSPYLAVLVAMHVATAIALVVFYRRDWVRIVRGLWTSVRDRRIADADQRLAWLLVLATIPVGIAGLLLEGLLRDFLGKPVPTAIFLALNGLVLLAVERSARGARKPVPVAPVPEPSEITHDFSAEITMPIRVIRAEEAADRRLARLGVGEAVLIGAAQILALFPGISRSGITMVAGLRRGLSHEDAARFAFLLATPVILAAGVLKIPSLFAPENQASLGPALVGSLVAGVAAYLALRFLTRYFETRTLTPFAVYCVVAGLGSLAYFLA from the coding sequence ATGTCCGCTGTCAGCTATTTCGAGGCCATTGTCGTCGGCGCTCTGCAGGGTGTGTCGGAATTGTTTCCGGTGTCCAGCCTCGGGCACAGCATCCTCATTCCGGCCTGGTTGGGCGGTTCCTGGGCGCACGATCTGAGCATGGGCGAGGACTCGCCGTATCTGGCTGTGCTGGTCGCGATGCACGTGGCGACCGCGATCGCGCTGGTGGTGTTCTACCGGCGCGACTGGGTGCGCATCGTGCGCGGGTTGTGGACGTCGGTGCGCGACCGCCGGATCGCCGATGCCGACCAGCGGCTCGCCTGGCTGCTGGTGCTGGCCACGATCCCGGTCGGCATCGCCGGGCTGCTGCTGGAGGGCCTGCTGCGCGATTTCCTCGGCAAGCCGGTGCCGACCGCGATCTTCCTGGCGCTCAACGGTCTCGTGCTGCTGGCGGTGGAACGGTCCGCCCGCGGGGCGCGGAAACCGGTGCCGGTCGCGCCGGTGCCGGAGCCGTCGGAGATCACGCACGACTTCTCGGCCGAGATCACCATGCCGATCCGCGTCATCCGGGCGGAGGAGGCCGCGGACCGGCGCCTGGCGCGGCTCGGTGTCGGCGAGGCGGTGCTGATCGGCGCGGCGCAGATCTTGGCGTTGTTCCCGGGCATCAGCAGGTCCGGTATCACGATGGTCGCCGGATTGCGGCGCGGACTGTCGCACGAGGACGCCGCCCGGTTCGCGTTCCTGCTGGCCACGCCGGTGATCCTGGCCGCGGGTGTGCTGAAGATACCGTCGCTGTTCGCGCCGGAGAACCAGGCGTCGCTGGGGCCTGCGCTGGTGGGCAGCCTGGTCGCCGGTGTGGCTGCTTATCTCGCGTTGCGTTTCCTGACGCGGTATTTCGAAACGCGCACGCTGACGCCGTTCGCGGTTTACTGCGTGGTCGCCGGACTGGGCAGCCTGGCGTATTTCCTGGCCTGA
- a CDS encoding ABC transporter permease — MMLSKKTKYLLLAALVLGLAVIYLPLLVVLLNSFNSDTTFGWPPSGFTLEWWGRAAENQGVLDALVTSLEAGLAATAIALALGMMAAFALQRYRFFGKDTVSLLIILPIALPGIVTGIALNNAFRTILGIDLGLFTAIVAHATFCIVVVFNNVVARLRRMGGNLEEASMDLGADGITTFRLVTFPMLRSALLAGGLLAFALSFDEIIVTTFTLGAGLQTLPIWILDNLFRPNQAPVVNVVAAVLIVVSTLPVYLAQRLSGDTASGGRI; from the coding sequence ATGATGCTGTCGAAGAAGACCAAGTACCTGCTGCTGGCCGCGCTGGTGCTCGGGCTCGCCGTGATCTACCTGCCGTTGCTGGTGGTGCTGCTCAATTCGTTCAACAGCGACACCACGTTCGGCTGGCCGCCGTCCGGGTTCACGCTCGAATGGTGGGGCCGCGCGGCGGAGAACCAGGGCGTGCTGGACGCGCTGGTCACCAGCCTGGAAGCCGGTCTCGCGGCCACCGCGATCGCGCTGGCGCTCGGCATGATGGCGGCGTTCGCGCTGCAGCGGTACCGGTTCTTCGGCAAGGACACGGTGTCGCTGCTGATCATCCTGCCGATCGCGCTGCCCGGCATCGTCACGGGCATCGCGCTGAACAACGCGTTCCGCACCATCCTGGGTATCGACCTCGGGCTGTTCACCGCGATCGTCGCGCACGCCACGTTCTGCATCGTGGTGGTGTTCAACAACGTCGTCGCGCGGCTGCGCCGGATGGGCGGCAACCTGGAGGAGGCGTCGATGGACCTCGGCGCCGACGGCATCACCACGTTCCGGCTCGTCACCTTCCCGATGCTGCGCTCGGCCCTGCTGGCGGGCGGGCTGCTGGCGTTCGCGCTGTCGTTCGACGAGATCATCGTGACCACGTTCACCCTCGGTGCCGGGTTGCAGACGCTGCCGATCTGGATCCTGGACAACCTGTTCCGGCCCAACCAGGCGCCGGTGGTCAACGTGGTCGCCGCGGTGCTGATCGTGGTGTCGACGCTGCCGGTGTACCTCGCGCAGCGGCTGTCCGGTGACACGGCCAGTGGCGGCCGCATCTGA
- a CDS encoding ABC transporter permease, with translation MSIAASVSGYLYRKPRLRLGMLLSAPLLWLGLAYLGALAALFVTAFWHTDTFTGQVVTEWSLDNFATLVSDEVYRTITLRTLGIAVAVTVVDAVIAFPMAFYMAKFASPRAQRILVIAVMTPLWASYLVKAYSWRVMLSGNGLVGWLFGATPGYGLAATIITLSYLWLPYMILPIYAGLDRLPNSLVEASGDLGARSWRTFRSVVLPLTFPAIVAGSIFTFSLTLGDYITVKIVGGANQMLGNVVYDNIGAANNLPFAATVATVPVVIMLVYLFVVRRTGALDNL, from the coding sequence ATGAGCATCGCCGCCAGTGTGTCGGGATACCTGTACCGCAAACCCCGGTTGCGGTTGGGCATGCTGCTCAGCGCGCCGCTGCTGTGGCTGGGCCTGGCCTACCTCGGCGCACTGGCGGCGTTGTTCGTCACCGCCTTCTGGCACACGGACACGTTCACCGGCCAGGTCGTGACCGAGTGGTCGCTGGACAACTTCGCCACACTCGTCTCGGACGAGGTCTACCGCACGATCACCCTGCGCACGCTCGGGATCGCGGTCGCGGTGACGGTGGTCGACGCCGTGATCGCGTTCCCGATGGCCTTCTACATGGCCAAGTTCGCCTCGCCGAGAGCGCAGCGGATCCTGGTGATCGCGGTGATGACGCCGCTGTGGGCCAGCTACCTCGTGAAGGCGTACTCGTGGCGGGTCATGTTGTCCGGCAACGGCCTGGTGGGGTGGCTGTTCGGCGCCACCCCCGGCTACGGCCTCGCCGCCACGATCATCACGTTGTCCTACCTGTGGTTGCCGTACATGATCCTGCCGATCTACGCGGGCCTGGACCGGCTGCCGAACTCGCTGGTCGAAGCCTCCGGTGACCTCGGCGCCCGGTCGTGGCGGACGTTCCGGTCGGTGGTGCTGCCGCTGACGTTCCCGGCGATCGTGGCGGGGTCGATCTTCACGTTCTCACTGACGCTGGGCGACTACATCACGGTCAAGATCGTCGGCGGCGCCAACCAGATGCTCGGCAACGTCGTCTACGACAACATCGGCGCGGCGAACAACCTCCCCTTCGCGGCGACGGTCGCGACCGTGCCGGTAGTGATCATGCTCGTGTACCTCTTCGTGGTCCGCCGCACCGGCGCACTCGACAACCTTTAG
- a CDS encoding ABC transporter substrate-binding protein, with the protein MRNSRTLRLIAGLMCAGTAVAACGTSSTSSSSGGGQGFTPPKLEAMSQLGQPEGALNILAWPGYAENGSNDPAVDWVTPFEQATGCKVNVKTFGTSDEAVSLMKTGQYDVISASGDASLRLIAAGDVEPVNTSLVPNYADVYDFLKNKPWNSVHNTAYGVPHGWGANVLTYRTDQVSPAPTSWSVMFDPNSPFKGKVIAYDSPIYIADAALYLMKTKPELGIKNPYALDDKQFQASVDLLKQQRPLVSEYWSDYLKESQALKNGDAVVGTAWQVTVNLTQSEGAPLESTLPTEGATGWSDTWMVSAKSPHKTCAYKWMDHIISPEANAKVAEYFGEAPANPKACSLTADAKHCETYHAGDSAYASQIWYWTTPITQCIDGRTDVQCKDYGEWTRAWTEIKG; encoded by the coding sequence ATGCGCAACAGCCGGACCCTGCGCCTGATCGCGGGGCTGATGTGTGCGGGCACCGCCGTGGCGGCCTGCGGCACGTCGAGCACCAGCTCGTCCAGCGGGGGCGGGCAGGGATTCACCCCGCCCAAGCTCGAAGCGATGTCCCAGCTCGGGCAACCCGAGGGCGCGCTGAACATCCTGGCCTGGCCCGGTTATGCGGAGAACGGGTCCAACGACCCCGCCGTCGACTGGGTGACCCCGTTCGAGCAGGCGACCGGGTGCAAGGTCAACGTCAAGACGTTCGGCACCTCCGACGAGGCCGTCAGCCTGATGAAGACCGGCCAGTACGACGTCATCTCCGCCTCCGGTGACGCGTCGCTGCGGCTCATCGCGGCCGGTGACGTCGAACCGGTCAACACCAGCCTCGTGCCGAACTACGCCGACGTCTACGACTTCCTCAAGAACAAGCCGTGGAACAGCGTGCACAACACCGCCTACGGTGTGCCGCACGGCTGGGGCGCCAACGTCCTGACCTACCGCACCGACCAGGTCAGCCCCGCGCCCACCTCGTGGTCGGTGATGTTCGATCCGAACTCGCCGTTCAAGGGCAAGGTCATCGCCTACGACTCGCCGATCTACATCGCCGACGCCGCGCTGTACCTGATGAAGACCAAGCCGGAGCTGGGCATCAAGAACCCCTACGCACTGGACGACAAGCAGTTCCAGGCGTCGGTCGACCTGCTCAAGCAGCAGCGCCCCCTGGTGTCGGAGTACTGGTCGGACTACCTCAAGGAAAGCCAGGCGCTCAAGAACGGCGACGCCGTCGTCGGCACCGCGTGGCAGGTCACCGTCAACCTGACCCAGTCCGAGGGCGCGCCGCTGGAGTCCACGCTGCCGACCGAGGGCGCGACCGGCTGGTCCGACACGTGGATGGTCTCGGCGAAGTCGCCGCACAAGACCTGCGCCTACAAGTGGATGGACCACATCATCTCCCCCGAGGCCAACGCGAAGGTCGCCGAGTACTTCGGTGAGGCGCCCGCCAACCCGAAGGCCTGCTCGCTGACCGCGGACGCCAAGCACTGCGAGACCTACCACGCCGGTGACTCGGCCTACGCGAGCCAGATCTGGTACTGGACCACACCGATCACCCAGTGCATCGACGGCCGCACCGACGTCCAGTGCAAGGACTACGGCGAGTGGACGCGTGCCTGGACGGAGATCAAGGGCTGA
- a CDS encoding ABC transporter ATP-binding protein: MSPNQAPALAEQAAPVVTTSAIRLTGLRKEFGSVVAVDGIDLDIAQGEFFSMLGPSGSGKTTVLRMIAGFELPTAGTVELAGRDVTRLAPFERDVNTVFQDYALFPHMSVQQNVEYGLRVKKVPRGQRRERAREALRTVHLEGFADRKPTQLSGGQRQRVALARALVNRPKVLLLDEPLGALDLKLRHAMQTELKQIQREVGITFIFVTHDQDEALTMSDRIAVFDAGGIEQVGTPSEVYEKPASAFVAGFVGTSNLLSGDSAEAVLGTRGVFSIRPEKIRLDADLSQPAAVGEVSATGTVTSTSYAGATVRYVVSLDLGGQLSVVRQNAGAPLELADNRVRLVWRQEHNFRITE; the protein is encoded by the coding sequence ATGTCCCCGAACCAGGCTCCCGCGCTGGCCGAGCAGGCCGCCCCCGTCGTGACCACGAGCGCGATCCGGCTGACCGGGCTGCGCAAGGAGTTCGGCTCCGTGGTCGCCGTCGACGGCATCGACCTGGACATCGCGCAGGGCGAGTTCTTCTCGATGCTCGGGCCGTCCGGCTCGGGCAAGACGACCGTGCTGCGCATGATCGCCGGGTTCGAACTGCCCACCGCGGGAACAGTCGAGCTGGCCGGCCGCGACGTCACCCGCCTCGCCCCGTTCGAGCGGGACGTCAACACGGTGTTCCAGGACTACGCCCTCTTCCCGCACATGAGCGTCCAGCAGAACGTCGAGTACGGGCTGCGGGTCAAGAAGGTGCCGCGCGGGCAGCGCCGGGAACGCGCCCGTGAGGCGCTGCGCACCGTCCACCTGGAAGGGTTCGCCGACCGCAAGCCCACGCAGCTCTCCGGCGGTCAGCGGCAACGGGTCGCACTGGCGCGGGCGCTGGTGAACCGGCCCAAGGTGCTGCTGCTCGACGAACCGCTCGGCGCGCTCGACCTGAAACTGCGGCACGCCATGCAGACCGAGCTGAAGCAGATCCAGCGCGAGGTCGGCATCACGTTCATCTTCGTCACGCACGACCAGGACGAGGCGCTGACGATGAGCGACCGGATCGCGGTGTTCGACGCGGGCGGCATCGAGCAGGTCGGCACGCCGAGCGAGGTCTACGAGAAGCCGGCCAGCGCGTTCGTCGCCGGTTTCGTCGGCACGTCGAACCTGCTCTCCGGTGACAGCGCGGAGGCGGTGCTCGGCACCCGCGGCGTGTTCAGCATCCGCCCGGAAAAGATCCGCCTCGACGCTGATCTCTCCCAGCCCGCGGCGGTCGGTGAGGTGAGCGCGACCGGGACGGTGACCAGCACCTCCTACGCCGGAGCCACCGTCCGCTACGTCGTGTCGCTGGATCTGGGCGGGCAGCTTTCGGTGGTCCGGCAGAACGCCGGAGCACCACTCGAACTTGCCGACAACCGCGTTCGCCTCGTCTGGCGGCAAGAACACAACTTCCGCATCACCGAGTAA
- a CDS encoding gamma-aminobutyraldehyde dehydrogenase has translation MHQLKHFIAGEHADSADGAVAEIVDPVTGRPYCTAPVGSARDVDRALRAAATAFEDWRETTPGTRQLALLKIADAIERRAEEIVRVESANTGKPLAVTTAEEIPMITDQLRFFAGVARALEGRAAGEYLTGHTSYVRREPVGVCAQVTPWNYPLLMAIWKIAPALAAGNTVVLKPSDTTPASTLLLAEIAAEFLPPGVLNVVCGDRGTGRALVEHDIPAMVSITGSVRAGVEVAGSAAADLKRVHLELGGKAPVIVFGDADVDNAAENIATAGFFNAGQDCTAATRVLVHDDIHDEFVAALTRNAEATKTGLPDDPDVLYGPLNSAGHLAKVSGFIERLPSHTTVHTGGKRARDEGYFFQPTVVSGVRQDDEITQNEVFGPVITVQRFGGDDEALAAANGVEYGLASSVWTADHGRAMRFSAKLDFGCVWINTHIPLIAEMPHGGFKKSGYGKDLSLYGLEDYTRVKHVMTAW, from the coding sequence GTGCACCAGCTGAAGCACTTCATCGCCGGCGAACACGCCGATTCCGCCGACGGAGCCGTCGCCGAGATCGTCGATCCGGTCACCGGACGGCCGTACTGCACCGCGCCGGTCGGGAGCGCCCGTGACGTGGACCGGGCCCTGCGGGCGGCCGCGACGGCGTTCGAGGACTGGCGCGAAACAACGCCCGGCACCCGTCAGCTCGCGCTGCTCAAGATCGCCGACGCGATCGAGCGCCGGGCGGAGGAGATCGTGCGCGTCGAGTCGGCGAACACCGGCAAACCGCTCGCCGTCACCACGGCCGAAGAGATCCCGATGATCACCGACCAGCTGCGGTTCTTCGCCGGCGTCGCCCGCGCGCTGGAAGGGCGGGCCGCGGGGGAGTACCTGACCGGGCACACCTCCTACGTGCGGCGCGAGCCGGTCGGCGTGTGCGCCCAGGTGACCCCGTGGAACTACCCGCTGCTGATGGCGATCTGGAAGATCGCGCCCGCGCTGGCCGCCGGGAACACCGTGGTGCTCAAGCCTTCCGACACCACCCCGGCGTCGACCCTGCTGCTGGCCGAGATCGCCGCGGAGTTCCTGCCGCCCGGCGTGCTCAACGTCGTGTGCGGCGACCGCGGCACCGGCCGGGCGCTGGTCGAGCACGACATCCCGGCGATGGTGTCGATCACCGGATCGGTCCGGGCCGGCGTCGAGGTGGCGGGCTCGGCGGCCGCCGACCTCAAGCGCGTCCACCTCGAACTCGGCGGCAAGGCACCGGTGATCGTCTTCGGTGACGCCGACGTGGACAACGCCGCCGAGAACATCGCGACGGCCGGGTTCTTCAACGCCGGGCAGGACTGCACCGCCGCCACCCGCGTCCTGGTGCACGACGACATCCACGACGAGTTCGTCGCCGCCCTGACCCGCAACGCCGAGGCGACGAAGACCGGCCTGCCCGACGACCCCGACGTGCTGTACGGGCCGCTCAACAGCGCCGGGCACCTCGCGAAGGTGTCCGGGTTCATCGAGCGGCTGCCGTCCCACACGACCGTCCACACCGGCGGGAAACGGGCCCGCGACGAGGGGTACTTCTTCCAGCCCACCGTGGTTTCCGGTGTCCGGCAGGACGACGAAATCACGCAGAACGAGGTGTTCGGACCGGTCATCACCGTGCAGCGGTTCGGCGGCGACGACGAGGCGCTGGCCGCCGCGAACGGCGTCGAATACGGGCTCGCGTCCTCGGTCTGGACCGCCGACCACGGCCGCGCGATGCGGTTCTCCGCCAAACTCGACTTCGGCTGCGTGTGGATCAACACGCACATCCCGCTGATCGCCGAGATGCCGCACGGCGGGTTCAAGAAGTCCGGCTACGGCAAGGACCTCTCGCTGTACGGGCTCGAGGACTACACCCGCGTCAAGCACGTCATGACGGCGTGGTGA
- a CDS encoding FadR/GntR family transcriptional regulator, producing MRRPLTSPSARSVLFAPLDQTGRAELVARRLVDAITLGVLADREQLPSEAELAEQFGVSTVTVREALVALRQQGLVRTKRGRGGGSFVCAPPEENDDTWRTRLREVSLSELRDIGDHYVAVAGAAARLAAERSSTEDLARLQLAAEDLDGAAGTAATRAERQFHLEVAAASQSPRLTHQEIRLQSEQGALLWLPLGHHDPVMACSEHRAISAAIAQADGELARKLTERHILDTIDRLGEVHLDLLGS from the coding sequence ATGCGCAGGCCGCTGACGTCCCCCAGCGCGCGATCAGTGCTGTTCGCGCCCCTGGACCAGACCGGGCGGGCCGAACTCGTCGCCCGGCGGCTGGTGGACGCGATCACTCTGGGTGTCCTCGCCGACCGGGAGCAGCTGCCGAGCGAAGCCGAGCTGGCCGAGCAGTTCGGGGTGTCGACCGTGACCGTGCGGGAGGCGCTGGTGGCCCTGCGGCAACAGGGCCTGGTGCGGACGAAGAGAGGCCGCGGCGGTGGCAGTTTCGTCTGCGCGCCGCCGGAGGAGAACGACGACACCTGGCGGACGCGGTTGCGCGAGGTCTCGCTCAGTGAACTCCGCGACATCGGCGACCACTACGTCGCGGTCGCCGGTGCCGCGGCCAGACTGGCCGCCGAACGCAGCTCGACCGAGGACCTCGCCCGGCTCCAGCTCGCCGCCGAAGACCTCGACGGCGCGGCAGGCACCGCCGCGACCCGCGCGGAGCGGCAGTTCCACCTGGAGGTCGCCGCGGCGTCCCAGTCGCCGCGGCTGACGCACCAGGAGATCCGGTTGCAGAGCGAACAGGGCGCGCTCCTGTGGCTCCCGCTCGGACACCACGATCCGGTGATGGCGTGCAGCGAGCACCGCGCGATCTCCGCGGCCATCGCCCAGGCCGACGGCGAACTCGCGCGGAAGTTGACCGAGCGGCACATCCTCGACACCATCGACCGATTGGGTGAGGTGCATCTTGACCTACTCGGGTCCTAA
- a CDS encoding cache domain-containing protein — translation MVNNAAGADIVEEVSGIVEGVFGRLTPLAAAASAILGRSGPVRAAELDALRPDVRAALGGRVVGAGFIAAPGTLADQRFGFEWWTCTPGGPPAQLFISLDPASDHFLDYTRQSWFTVPRDSGRRHITGPYVDYLCTDEYTLTFTVPVLRGGGFAGVVGADVFVDEIERLLLPKLRRVDGRAAVINAQGRVIAANTARQATGSLVRDPDIASWWNAGAQPVHDGATELRRCGDAPIALLVTAR, via the coding sequence ATGGTCAACAACGCGGCCGGTGCGGACATCGTCGAGGAAGTGTCCGGAATCGTCGAAGGCGTTTTCGGACGGTTGACACCGCTCGCCGCCGCGGCGAGCGCGATCCTCGGCAGATCCGGCCCGGTTCGCGCCGCCGAACTGGACGCGCTGCGGCCCGACGTGCGCGCCGCGCTCGGCGGACGGGTGGTCGGCGCCGGGTTCATCGCCGCCCCTGGCACGCTCGCCGACCAGCGGTTCGGCTTCGAATGGTGGACCTGCACGCCCGGTGGGCCGCCCGCCCAGCTGTTCATCAGCCTCGACCCGGCCAGCGACCACTTCCTCGACTACACGCGGCAGTCCTGGTTCACCGTGCCGCGTGATTCGGGCCGTCGCCACATCACCGGTCCGTATGTCGACTACCTGTGCACCGACGAGTACACGCTGACCTTCACGGTCCCGGTGCTGCGCGGCGGCGGGTTCGCCGGTGTCGTCGGCGCGGACGTGTTCGTGGACGAGATCGAGCGGCTGCTGCTGCCGAAACTGCGCCGGGTCGACGGGCGCGCGGCCGTGATCAACGCGCAGGGACGGGTGATCGCGGCGAACACCGCGCGTCAGGCGACCGGTTCACTGGTGCGCGATCCGGACATCGCGTCGTGGTGGAACGCCGGGGCACAGCCGGTCCACGACGGCGCGACCGAACTGCGCCGCTGCGGTGACGCGCCGATCGCGCTGCTCGTCACCGCTCGTTGA
- a CDS encoding helical backbone metal receptor, which produces MTLFDDLGEDVPLRGAPGRVVSLVPALTEAVEVSAPGLIAGATDYCTHPDGLEVPRVGGSKYPKVDDVLALRPDLVLANSEENRPEDVERLRANGTPVWVMEAPATVPHALASLRRVLTQALEVSEPDWLVTAEELWRDTAPQRVRAVVPVWRRPWIVLGCETFGGDVLHRLGVANVYSGHEDRYPRPKIDELRARFTDGEADLLVLPDEPYLFTGIDGPESFPDVPYVLISGRYLTWYGPSLVDAHRELTRAFNER; this is translated from the coding sequence ATGACACTGTTCGACGACCTCGGTGAAGACGTCCCGCTGCGCGGAGCGCCCGGGCGCGTGGTCTCCCTGGTCCCGGCGCTGACCGAAGCGGTCGAGGTCAGCGCGCCGGGCCTGATCGCGGGCGCCACCGACTACTGCACGCACCCGGACGGGCTCGAAGTGCCGCGCGTGGGCGGGTCGAAGTACCCGAAGGTCGACGACGTGCTCGCGCTGCGACCGGATCTGGTGCTCGCCAACTCCGAGGAGAACCGGCCGGAGGACGTGGAACGCCTGCGCGCCAACGGAACGCCGGTGTGGGTGATGGAGGCGCCGGCGACGGTTCCGCACGCGCTGGCCTCACTGCGCCGCGTGCTGACCCAGGCACTGGAAGTGTCCGAACCGGACTGGCTGGTCACGGCAGAGGAGTTGTGGCGGGACACGGCACCGCAACGGGTTCGCGCGGTCGTCCCGGTGTGGCGCAGGCCGTGGATCGTCCTGGGGTGCGAGACCTTCGGCGGCGACGTCCTGCACCGGCTCGGCGTCGCGAACGTCTACTCCGGACACGAGGACCGGTACCCGCGGCCGAAGATCGACGAGCTGCGCGCACGGTTCACCGACGGCGAGGCCGACCTGCTGGTGCTGCCCGACGAGCCGTATCTGTTCACCGGGATCGACGGTCCCGAGTCGTTCCCGGACGTGCCGTACGTGCTGATCTCCGGCCGGTACCTGACCTGGTACGGACCGTCCCTCGTGGACGCGCACCGCGAGCTGACGCGCGCCTTCAACGAGCGGTGA
- a CDS encoding DUF4326 domain-containing protein, which yields MTDWTDEERELADRVRDGHAVLVNVRKSGPHKHLVPWLVEHDLITYIGHKGNRHSWPESPFANPFVKEAKQDREAMVRHYREYLDGRPDLLKRIGELDGRALGCWCAPQPCHGHVLLEHLEEGR from the coding sequence ATGACCGACTGGACCGACGAAGAGCGCGAGCTGGCCGACCGCGTGCGGGACGGCCACGCGGTGCTGGTCAACGTCCGCAAGTCCGGACCGCACAAGCACCTCGTGCCGTGGCTCGTGGAGCACGACCTGATCACCTACATCGGGCACAAGGGCAACCGGCACTCGTGGCCCGAATCGCCGTTCGCCAACCCGTTCGTCAAGGAGGCGAAGCAGGACCGCGAGGCGATGGTGCGGCACTACCGCGAGTACCTGGACGGGCGGCCGGACCTGCTGAAGAGGATCGGTGAACTGGACGGCCGCGCGCTCGGCTGCTGGTGCGCGCCGCAACCCTGCCACGGCCACGTCCTGCTGGAACACCTCGAAGAGGGACGATGA